A region from the Methylovorus glucosotrophus genome encodes:
- the cysT gene encoding sulfate ABC transporter permease subunit CysT yields MAKRHHVLPGFNLSLGYTILYLSLIVLIPLGAAFLKTTELSFAEFWTTVTAPRVLASYKLTFGASLIGAFINAIFGLLTAWVLVRYTFPGKRLVDALVDLPFALPTAVAGIALTAIYAGNGWIGSLLEPHGIKVAFTPLGVVVALTFIGLPFVVRTVQPVLEDLEAETEEAAASLGANRWQTFRKVILPAIWPALLTGFALAFARAVGEYGSVIFIAGNMPMVSEITPLIIITKLEQYDYTGATAIAVVMLVISFILLLAINGLQWWSSQRNAKSAE; encoded by the coding sequence ATGGCGAAAAGACACCACGTTCTACCTGGATTCAACCTCTCCCTCGGGTACACCATCCTCTATTTGAGCCTGATCGTGCTGATCCCGCTGGGGGCAGCATTCCTGAAAACCACCGAACTCAGCTTTGCCGAATTCTGGACCACCGTCACGGCGCCACGCGTGCTAGCCTCCTACAAGCTGACGTTTGGCGCCTCCTTGATCGGCGCCTTCATCAACGCGATATTCGGCCTGCTGACTGCCTGGGTGCTGGTGCGCTACACTTTCCCCGGCAAACGCCTGGTGGATGCTTTGGTAGATCTGCCCTTCGCACTGCCGACAGCCGTCGCTGGTATTGCGCTGACAGCGATCTATGCAGGCAACGGCTGGATAGGTTCATTGCTGGAACCGCATGGCATCAAGGTCGCCTTCACCCCATTGGGTGTAGTCGTCGCCCTCACCTTTATTGGCCTGCCGTTTGTGGTGCGCACGGTGCAACCCGTGCTGGAAGATCTGGAAGCGGAAACCGAAGAGGCCGCCGCCAGTCTGGGCGCCAACCGTTGGCAAACCTTCCGCAAGGTGATTCTGCCTGCGATCTGGCCTGCCCTGCTCACTGGTTTTGCATTGGCCTTCGCCCGCGCCGTTGGCGAATACGGCTCGGTGATTTTCATCGCCGGCAATATGCCCATGGTGTCTGAAATCACACCGCTGATCATCATCACCAAGCTCGAGCAATACGACTACACCGGTGCCACCGCGATTGCCGTGGTCATGCTGGTGATCTCCTTCATCCTGTTGCTGGCGATCAATGGCCTGCAGTGGTGGAGCAGCCAGCGTAACGCCAAATCCGCCGAATAA